A region of the Stieleria neptunia genome:
GTTTGCGTCGTCTTCGATCGCGATCCCGATGGCGGAAACCATTCCGGGCCCCTCCGCTGCGGTCGCCAGTCGACTGACGAATCGCCGCGTGACTTCGACGGGGCAATTGACCGGCAACGTAAAACTGAAGGAGCTGCCCACGCCTTCGGTGCTCTCGACGTCCATCTTGCCGAAGTTCAGATCCACCAACTCCTGTGCGATGTTCAACCCCAGCCCGAACCCCTTGGTGCTGTCCCGGATCTCCGTCTTGACCTGCGCAAAACGCTGAAAGATTTCGCGTTGGCGGTCGGCGGGGATGCCGACGCCGTTGTCCGAAACGGCAATGGAGATGTCGTTTTCACCGTGGCGTCGGGCCGAAATGCAAACGCGACCGGGATTGCGGGTGAATTTGATCGCGTTGATGGCCAGATTGACGATCACCCGACCGACCTTGGCCGGGTCACAGAACACGTCCGGCAAGTCCTCATCGATTTCGACGTCCAACCGAACCTCACGAACGATCGCTTTGCGTCGAATCGCCGGCAGCACATGATCGATGATCTCGGCCACCGCGCACGGTGAACGCGATGCCCCCAGCAGCCCCGATTCCAGCTTGCTGACGTCCAACATGTCGTCGACCATGTTGTTGAGATCGCTGGCCCGATCGTCGATCACCCCGAGCAGTTTTGCCTGTTCGTCACTGACCGGCCCCGCGATTCCGTCGGCAAGCAACGAGGCATATTCCATGATCACCGTCAGCGGCGTGCGAAATTCATGCGAGACGTTGTCGACAAATTTTTGTGCCGTTTTGCAGGCCTTTTCAAGTTTTTGATTCTTGTTCTGCAACAGCAGGTCGCGCTCGCGCAGTGTCTCCAAGAGCTGGTCGTTGTGTCGCAACATCGCATGCCGCTGGATGGCATATCGAATGGACCGTTGCAGCAGTTCGGGGCTGATGCGTCCCTTGACCAGATAGTCTTGTGCTCCTTCGGCGATCGCGGTGATCGAAAGCTCATCATCGGCGTGCCCGGTCAGGACGATCAAGGGATTTTGGGGACAGGCCTGCACCATGTTGACGACGGAGTCCAGTCCGCGGCTGTCCGGCAGCGACAGATCGGCAAGCACCACATCAAACTCGGAAGCACCGACCGCGGTGATTGCATCCCCCAAGCAACGCACGCGTCGGACGCCGCAATTGGGAAACGCCTTGTTCAGCGATCGCGTGACCGACTCGCCGTCAACGCAATCGTCTTCGATCAATAGGATTCTCAACTGCGTCTTCTGTTCTGCGATCACCATGGCTTTCTCCTTCGCTGTTGCACGCTCCCGACCCCACCCCGCTTCGGTCGCGTCCGAGCGGTTCGCGACGGTGTGGCGGTGTGGCGGTACTCGAATGCGCGACGGATTATTCGGGGCGTTTGGAAAGTTCAACGTAGGATTGCATTTCGCTGAGCAAGACATCGAAATGGATCGGTTTGTGGAGGAAGCTGTCCGCCCCCAACGCCAGCATTTCCGCTCGCAAGTCGGGGTCACGCATTCCCGTCAAAACAATCACGGGAATTCGCTCGGTCGCTTGGTTGTTCCGCAAGGATTCCAACACGAACCGTCCGTCCCCACTGGGCATGGAGACATCCATCAGAATCAGGTCGGGGCGATCGGTGATCGCTTCCCAAAAACCTTGCGTGCCGAAGAAAGCGACCAAAACTTCCGCCTGATAGCCACTCAGCCGCATTTCCAACGTGCGGCAAATCTCGGGGTCGTCGTCGATGCAGAGGATCCGTGGTGTCTGTATCGCCTTCGCCGGATCGCTCCATCCGTCACCGTCCCCGCCGGCCTTCCGCTTTGCCAAGCGGTCCTGCACTAACTGTTGCAAGGGGCGTTTGCGTGTTTGGGGCGACTTGCTGATCAGGCTTGACATTTCGGTTCTCCAGGTGGGGATCGGAGGGGGAGGGGAGCCAGTGGCGGGCAATCAGGACGCGTCACGTGTGCGGATCACCGATGGCACGTTTGGGGTGGGATGCCGGCGGGGGTGATCGAGACGGGCGATTGCTTCAATCAAAAAGTAGATCGCTTGGCGATGGGATGCAGGTTTGTTCAGCGGAGTTGAAGGAACACCGACAATCAGCTGGTTTGCAGCGTTGCCGCAGGAGGGAATCTCACGTTGTTCAGATAGCTGGACAGCGTTTCCAACAGCCCCTCCACGTTTGACTTCAGAAAATATCCGGCAACATTTCGTTCGTAGGCACGCGTCACGTCGCGGGGGTGATCCGAGGTCGTGAGCACAAAAATGACGGTCGATCGCAGCGTTTCGTCGGCCCTGATTTCGTCCAAGAACTGATGGCCGTTCATTCCCGGCATGTTGATGTCGAGCAACACGACCAGCTGTTCGCGTTGTTCCGGCGTCAATCGGTCCGAACGCAGCAACTGGAGCGCGGCGGCACCATCGGTCGCGTTGAGGATGTCGACCTGCAGACCGCATTTGGGCACCCTCCGTTTGAAGATTTCCAGATCGACGAAGTCGTCTTCGACGACCAGGATTGTCGGCGTGCGATTGCTCATATTGATGCTCCACAGAAGACTTCGGGGGACGTTGTCGCTAATTCACAAGGCCAGGTAAAATGAAACGTGGTTCCGCGGCCGAGAGCTGATTCCACGTCAATGCTGCCGCCAAAATGTTCGACTTGCTTCTTGACGATCGCCAGCCCCATGCCGCTGCCTTCCACCGTGGGATCACCGACACGCTGATACATCTGAAAGATACGATCGAAGTTGGTCGATTCGATCCCGGGGCCGTTGTCGTGCACGGAGAATCGAAACCGCTGGTCGTCCCTTGACCAAGTCACTTTGACGTAGCCATCTCGTCCTTTGTCGTTGTGCTTGATCGCGTTGCCGATCAGATTCATAAACACCTGTTCCAGAGGCGGCCGGACGGTTTCGAACACCGGCAGATCATCCGGCCACTTGACTTCAATCGATTGCGGATTGCTGACCATGTCGACAATGTTCTCAAGCACCGAGTGAACTTCGACGATCTCCGACGGCGGATTGATTCTGCCGACGCGTGAGAAATCCAACAGGTCCTCCAGCAGGACTTCCAGTTTGCCGACCCTGACTTGCAGATTATCCAGATAGACTTCGCCGTCGCTGGACAGGTCGTCGCGAACATCCTCTTCGATCCACTGGGCCAGGTGTTTGATCCCGCGCAGCGGTGAACGCAAATCGTGCGAGGCCACGTAGGCAAAGCTGTCGAGTTCTTCGTTGGTCGCCTGCAGCTGCGAAGCTTTTTCGCGGAGTTCACGTCCGAGCGTCTGCGACTGCTGCAACAGTTCGGTTGTCCGCTGGTTTTGGTCACTAAAAATGCGTGCCGCCGTGGCCATTTTCCCGATCTCGTCGGCCCTCTCGGTCCCCGGCACATCGGCCAACACTTCGCCACTGGACAGCCGCTCGAACGTCTTGGTCAGATCCGAGATGGGAGTCACGATCAACAGTGCCAATCGGGTTGCGATCAACAACGACAATCCGACGGCGGTCACGACGATGCCCATGGAAAGCAGCCGGACGCGACGTGAGGTGGCCGCCAATTCCGAGGCGATGAATTCACGCCGTGCTTCGGCTTGGGAACGCAGTTGTGCCGAGTAGTACGACACCTCCGATTCCTCACCGGCGATGACCACGTTGCGAAGAAACAGATAACTGCGGGTCGCTTGCACCGCCCGCAATCCGACGCCTTCATAGTCCCGTATCGCCTGAACGATCTCTTCGACTTGGCGGCCGGGAACCTGCATTTCGGCCAATTGAGACACGGCTTGGTTGATCGCTCGGATCGACTCGGCGACCAATTCGCCGTCGGGATTCTCGAAGTACTTCAACAGAAACTTCTCGGCGCGGGAAAAGGCGGATTGGGAGCGCACCAAGGCCAAATGGTTCTGGTCGCTGACCCCGAATCCGGAAAACTGGTCGGACAATCGCGCGGTGCGTTCTTCGATCTGTCTGGCCAACGCCGGCAACTGTTGTTCGACCAGGTCTTGACGGATTTTTCGTTCGACGATGACCGAATCGAAGTGTTTGGCGTATTCCGTCACGCGCGAGTTGATCTGTCCGAACAGCATCACCAATTCGGGATCCGTCTGCTGCCTGGTCGCCGTTTCAATCTCGACGCGCAAGCGTTCAAAGATCTCTTTGGCGGCGTCAGATTGTGACTGACGGCCGGAATACACAAACCGGTCGGCCCGCAAACGCAACTCTTGAACGTCGCGGTCCAGACCGAGTACGACGGCGTTGACCGCTTCGATCTCGCTCATCCGATTCGCTTCGTTCGTGATGCGTTTGGACCCGACATAGACCGCCAGCGCATTGCCGAACACCAACATCAAAATGATGCCGAATCCGAGATAGATCTTTCGTTTTAGCGACAGCTGAAACATTCGCGACGGTGTGTCGGAGGTGGGGGCGGGACGGGGGGGGAATTAGTTCGCGGTCAGAAATTCATTCCAAGCGCTCAACGTGTACTCATAGTTTTCCATCACGGTGTTCCAGACGGCGACATTGCTGAAACGTCGTTCGTAGGAACCGCCGGTGCGGGTTTCGCCACGGCGCACGACGACGCGTCCGTCGGTGCCCCGCAAATCCGTCGCGGCGCGTTTGCCGGCGTACCAATAGTCCCACTCCGGCTCGGTCATTTCGCGGCGGGACCGCTGGGGATTGGAAATGTAGTAGCCCTGGCGTGCGATAAACGCGCCCGGCCAACCGGACAACCACCAGTTCATGTACTCGTACGCCGCGTCTTGTGCGGTGGGCGAGGCGGCCGCGGAAAGACACATCACACCGTGCCAGGCGCGATAGCCTTCCTTGGGGGCCGCGTAGACGCAATCAATGTTGTCGGCGCGAAGGGCAGACACGCCGGGGGAGAACATGCTTTCGATCACCGCTTCGCCGCCACGCATCAGTTCGACCGAGCGGGGCACGCTGTTCCAAACGCCACGAAAATGTCCCTCGCGGCGCAGCCCGACCAGGATTCGAAACAGCGCGGTGATCTCCGCTTTGGAAAGGTTGCCGATGTCGTCGAATTCGATCAGCCCCTTGGACTGGGCCGCCAGGGCGACGTCAAACAGTCCGATCGTCGGCTCATTGCACAGCGCGACGCGACCGGCCCAACGGGGATCCAACAACCAACCCCAACTCTCCGTCTGGTACGCCACGCCGCGCGGCACCACCGACGCGTCGTAGGCGAAGGAGTCGACGTTGTGGACATAGGGCAGAAAGCTGATCCGCTTGGTTTCCCGTGCCGCCAAGGATCCGTCGCGTTGGACGTAAAGCAACTGGTTCGGGGCGTCACCGGCACCGATTCGACCGTGTGGTGTCAGCTTTCCCGTCTTGGTCAGGCTGTTGATTTCGTCCCAGTAAACCAGCCGCGAGGTATCCAGGGGCTGAATCGAACCGGCCTGCCAGAGCACCCGGATGCTGTTGGACCACTGTTCGTACAGATCAAACGACTCCGGACGCGTCGATGCCTGATGCAGGACCGATGCGCTGCCACTGGGATGAAAGTGCAGCTTGATCCCCAAGTCCTTTTCCGCTCGCTCGCGGATCGGCTGCTGAAGCGTCACGTGCGTGCCCAACACCCGCAGCGTGCGTTGCTGTCTGACGAATCCGTAGGGAGCCGTGCCAAAGACACGGTGCGGCGCAGCGGCCAGCGCGGCCGCGGCGGTGGCGGCACTGGCGAGTACGGTTCGTCGACTTTGCTTCATGGATCAAACGCTTTGGAGGAAGGTGGCTGAAAAACTTGTCTTGCCCCTGGCATGCCGGCCCCGCTGGCCCGCACAATTCAACCAGAATGCGGGACAACGGACGGAACCCCGACCGGGTCGCGGCAATGCACGCGGCCTCCTAGATCGAGGGGAACCCAAACCAGCCGACGGGCGAGATTTTGCGGCCTGATCGGCCGGCTCTCGCGCCTGCCATCCCCGGCCGCTGCAGTGACCGAAAGCGCAGTTGGTAGCGATTGCGGACTTCGCAGCGGAGATTCCGCTTGTGTCGTGTGGCGAAGAGATAATCCCGACGCTTTACCTCGCGTCGAGAGACGACCTTGCCGATCAGGAAAATTGATTGCGTCACGTCCGAAGACGTCGCGAACGACCGCACGCCCCGCTTTTTCGTTGTGAGGGCGGTCATTTGCCCGCTGTGCGACCTGACAGACCTCCCGCTTGTTTCTGGGACGCTTGCACCTTATGACAAGGTGCTCGAGCGTGCCCTAGTCCTTCAGAAACTTGACACGGTTCCCAATAGCCCCTCGATTCTACCGATGCAAAAGACCCTTGATTCCGCTGTCTCACCGTCTTCCGAAACCGACGACGTGCTCCTCGGTTCGCTCTCGCACGAATTGCGACGGCACCTGCTGTTCACCCTGGGGCGTGACGACATCGACTCAGATCCCGGCTATTGCTTTCGCGCAGCGGCGATCACGATTCGGGATCGGATCAGCCGCGACTGGCGCCGCACCCGCGAATTACAGGCGGCCAGCGACACGCGTCACGTCAACTATCTGTCGCTGGAGTTTCTGCTCGGACGGTCGCTCAATAACGCCATCCAAAACATGGATCTCGATGAAGCGATGCGAAAAGCGCTGCATCGTTTCGGCGTCGAGCTGGAAGAGGTCATCGACAAGGAGCACGATGCGGGATTGGGAAACGGCGGGCTGGGGCGGCTTGCGGCGTGCTTTCTTGATAGCTGCGCCAATCTGCAGTTGCCCGTCTCGGGCTACGGGATTCGCTACGAATACGGGATGTTCCACCAGTTGATCGAAGGCGGCCGTCAAGTCGAAGCCCCCGACCACTGGTTACGCGACGGAAACCCTTGGGAAATCGAACGGCCCGAGGACACCAAACGGATCCGTTTGTACGGCCGGACCGAGCGTTACGTCGACGAGAAGGGAAAACCGCACAGCCGCTGGGTGGAATCGCTGGACATCTTGGCGGTCCCCTACGACATGCCCATTCCCGGTTTCCGCAACGGCACCGTCAATACACTCCGCCTCTGGAAAGCGACGGCGACCGACGCGTTTGATCTGAATGAATTCAACGCCGGCAGTTACCCCGAATCGGTCGCGCAAAAGAACAACGCCGAACAGATCTCGATGGTGCTGTACCCCAACGATGCCAGCGAGAACGGCAAAGAGCTGCGGCTGAAACAACAGTACTTCCTGGTCTCGGCCAGCCTGCAGGACGTGTTGGCCAACTGGGTCGAGCAGCACGGCGAAGATTTCAGCGGGTTCGGTGAAAAGAACTGCTTCCAGCTCAATGACACGCACCCCGCCTGCGCCGTCCCCGAGTTGATGCGACTGCTGATGGATGAGCATGAACTGGAATGGGACCAGGCCTGGGAGATCACGACGCAGTGCATGGCCTACACCAATCACACGTTGCTGCCCGAAGCCCTGGAACGCTGGTCGGTCAGTCTGTTCGGACAAC
Encoded here:
- a CDS encoding sensor histidine kinase — translated: MFQLSLKRKIYLGFGIILMLVFGNALAVYVGSKRITNEANRMSEIEAVNAVVLGLDRDVQELRLRADRFVYSGRQSQSDAAKEIFERLRVEIETATRQQTDPELVMLFGQINSRVTEYAKHFDSVIVERKIRQDLVEQQLPALARQIEERTARLSDQFSGFGVSDQNHLALVRSQSAFSRAEKFLLKYFENPDGELVAESIRAINQAVSQLAEMQVPGRQVEEIVQAIRDYEGVGLRAVQATRSYLFLRNVVIAGEESEVSYYSAQLRSQAEARREFIASELAATSRRVRLLSMGIVVTAVGLSLLIATRLALLIVTPISDLTKTFERLSSGEVLADVPGTERADEIGKMATAARIFSDQNQRTTELLQQSQTLGRELREKASQLQATNEELDSFAYVASHDLRSPLRGIKHLAQWIEEDVRDDLSSDGEVYLDNLQVRVGKLEVLLEDLLDFSRVGRINPPSEIVEVHSVLENIVDMVSNPQSIEVKWPDDLPVFETVRPPLEQVFMNLIGNAIKHNDKGRDGYVKVTWSRDDQRFRFSVHDNGPGIESTNFDRIFQMYQRVGDPTVEGSGMGLAIVKKQVEHFGGSIDVESALGRGTTFHFTWPCELATTSPEVFCGASI
- a CDS encoding hybrid sensor histidine kinase/response regulator: MVIAEQKTQLRILLIEDDCVDGESVTRSLNKAFPNCGVRRVRCLGDAITAVGASEFDVVLADLSLPDSRGLDSVVNMVQACPQNPLIVLTGHADDELSITAIAEGAQDYLVKGRISPELLQRSIRYAIQRHAMLRHNDQLLETLRERDLLLQNKNQKLEKACKTAQKFVDNVSHEFRTPLTVIMEYASLLADGIAGPVSDEQAKLLGVIDDRASDLNNMVDDMLDVSKLESGLLGASRSPCAVAEIIDHVLPAIRRKAIVREVRLDVEIDEDLPDVFCDPAKVGRVIVNLAINAIKFTRNPGRVCISARRHGENDISIAVSDNGVGIPADRQREIFQRFAQVKTEIRDSTKGFGLGLNIAQELVDLNFGKMDVESTEGVGSSFSFTLPVNCPVEVTRRFVSRLATAAEGPGMVSAIGIAIEDDANESVMLDVERFLVHLLRQNDLIFTLPNRQWLLLVSVPSIALDEFLTRLNKERLQINRNRPRGPLPELQVQVEGTWNVAERPRDIVQMVDQQLAEEKYCVT
- a CDS encoding ABC transporter substrate-binding protein, translated to MKQSRRTVLASAATAAAALAAAPHRVFGTAPYGFVRQQRTLRVLGTHVTLQQPIRERAEKDLGIKLHFHPSGSASVLHQASTRPESFDLYEQWSNSIRVLWQAGSIQPLDTSRLVYWDEINSLTKTGKLTPHGRIGAGDAPNQLLYVQRDGSLAARETKRISFLPYVHNVDSFAYDASVVPRGVAYQTESWGWLLDPRWAGRVALCNEPTIGLFDVALAAQSKGLIEFDDIGNLSKAEITALFRILVGLRREGHFRGVWNSVPRSVELMRGGEAVIESMFSPGVSALRADNIDCVYAAPKEGYRAWHGVMCLSAAASPTAQDAAYEYMNWWLSGWPGAFIARQGYYISNPQRSRREMTEPEWDYWYAGKRAATDLRGTDGRVVVRRGETRTGGSYERRFSNVAVWNTVMENYEYTLSAWNEFLTAN
- a CDS encoding response regulator, with the translated sequence MSSLISKSPQTRKRPLQQLVQDRLAKRKAGGDGDGWSDPAKAIQTPRILCIDDDPEICRTLEMRLSGYQAEVLVAFFGTQGFWEAITDRPDLILMDVSMPSGDGRFVLESLRNNQATERIPVIVLTGMRDPDLRAEMLALGADSFLHKPIHFDVLLSEMQSYVELSKRPE
- a CDS encoding response regulator, whose amino-acid sequence is MSNRTPTILVVEDDFVDLEIFKRRVPKCGLQVDILNATDGAAALQLLRSDRLTPEQREQLVVLLDINMPGMNGHQFLDEIRADETLRSTVIFVLTTSDHPRDVTRAYERNVAGYFLKSNVEGLLETLSSYLNNVRFPPAATLQTS